TGCCGCTCCCCGCGTACCTCCTGAAACAGGGCGTACGGGACATGGTCCGGATCTCCGACGCCCGGATGAGCGGCACCAGCTACGGCGCCTGTGTGCTGCACATCGCGCCCGAGTCCGCCGTCGGCGGACCGCTGGCGCTGGTGCGGAACGGGGACCTCGTCACCCTGGACGTCCCCGCGCGCACCCTGCGCCTGGAGATCCCCGACGCGGAGCTGGCCCGCCGCCGGGCCGCGTGGACCCCGCCCCCGCGGCGGTACGAACGGGGGTACGGGGCCCTGTACACCGAGCACATCACCCAGGCCGACACCGGCTGCGACTTCGGCTTCCTCGCCCGCCCGGGGCGCACCCCCGACCCCTGCGCCGGATAGCCGCACCGGCCCCCTGCGCCGGGGCGGCGGCCCCCCTCGGCGCGGCGGCTCACTTCAGCGCGGCGGCCATCATCTTCTGGGCGACGGGCGCCGCCAGACCGTTGCCGCTGACCTCCGAGCGCGGGCCGCCCGCGTCCTCGATCAGCACGGCGACGGCGACCTCCTTGCCGCTCGCCGGGTCCTTCGCGTACGAGGTGAACCAGGCGTACGGCGTCCTGGCGTTGTTCTCGCCGTGCTGCGCGGTGCCCGTCTTGCCGCCGACCTCGGCGCCCGCGACCCGGGCGTTGGAGCCGGTGCCGTCCTCCACGACGGTGACCATCGCGCTGCGCAACTGTTCCGCCGTCCGCTCCGACATGATCCGCTCCGCCGGGGCGTCCTCGTACGACTCCAGCGTCTCCCCGTCGCCGTCGACGACCTCGGACACCATGTGCGGCGCCTTGAGCACCCCGTCGTTGGCGATGGCGGCCGAGACCATCGCCATCTGGAGCGGGGTCGCCGTCACATCGAACTGCCCGATACCGGTCAGCGCCGTCTGGGCCCGGTCCATCCCGGAGGGGTAGACGCTGGCGTACGCGCGCACCGGGACATCCAGTTCCTTGTCGTTGAAACCGAACTTCTCGGCCATCGCGCGGACCGTGTCCTGCCCCAGGTCGACGGCGAGCTTCGCGAAGACGTTGTTGCACGACCAGCGCATGGCGGTGCGGATCGAGGCGTTCTCGCAGGGGGCGGAGGCGATGTCGTTGGGCAGCTCCCGCACGGTGCCGGGCAGGACATACGGCATGGGGCTGTCGGTCGGCTCGTCGACCGAGCCGTAGCGCCCCTCCTCCAGCGCGGCGGCGGCGACCACCAGCTTGAAGGTGGAGCCCGGGGGCAGCGGCTGCCGGATCGCGCGGTTGACCATCGGCTTGTCCTCGTCCGCGAGCAGCGCCTGCCACGCGTCCGCGCCGTCCATGCCCGCGATGGCGGACGGATCGTACGAGGGGGTGCTGACCAGGGAGAGGATCTTCCCGGTCGCCGGGTCGACGGCCACGGCAGCGCCCTTGGTGTCGCCCAGCGCCCGGTAGCCCGCCTTCTGGACCTCGGGGTCGATGGTGGTCAGCACGGTGCCCGGCTCCTGCTGCTTGCGGGTGAGCGCGTCGGCGGGGTTCTTCAGCCGGTCGTCGGTGCCGTCCAGCACCTCGCTGTAGATGCCCTCCAACTGGGTGGAGCCGTAGAGCTGGGAGCTGTAGCCGGTCACCGGCGCGTACAGACCCCCGTCGGGGTAGGTGCGCTGATAGGCGAGATCACCGCTCTCGGAACGGGTGGAGCCGGTGACGGGCGCCCCGGCCACGACGATGTCGCCCAGCGGCTGCGCGTACTGGGCGATCTTCTTGCGCTGGTTGCGGTCGTTGTCGGCGAGGGCGTCGGCCTGGTAGCCCTGGAGCCAGGTGGCCCGGACCAGCAGGGCCAGCACCATCAGCAGACTGAAGACGGCGATGTGCCTGATCGTTCTGTTCATCCCATGGGAAGACGAACGGAGTGAGGCATTCCGTTCCGGTTCCGGGGAATTCTCAGACATTCCTCATCTACCGGGGCGCAATGTGATGATCCACCAGGGCGGGCGGGGCCGGTCAGCCGCTGGTCAGCGGCTGGTCAGGGCGGTGTGGGCTATCGCGGGGTGATGAAGCCCGACTCGTACGCGAGGATCACCGCCTGGGTGCGGTGCCGCGCCCCCGTCTTCGCCAGCACCGCCGCCACATGCGACTTCACCGTCGCCGGACCCACCCCCATCCGCTCGGCGATCTCCCCGTTGGTCAGCCCCGCGGCCATCAGCCGCAGGGTGTCCGCCTCCCGCTCGGTCAGCTTCCGCGCCCACGGCGGGACGGGGGCCGTGCGGCGCGCCCCGTGCTCCGCGGCCAGCGAGCGCACGGCGGCCGGGAAGAGCAGCGAGTCGCTGCGGGCCATCAGCCGCACCGCCTGTATCAGTTCGTCGGCGGCGACCCGCTTCAGCAGAAAACCGGCCGCGCCCGCGCGCAGCGCGTCGTACACGTACGCGTCGTTCTCGAAGGTGGTCACGACGAGCACCTTGGGCGGCCGGCCCGGTCCGGCCACGATCCGCTCGGTGGCCCGGATGCCGTTCAGCTCCGGCATCCGGACGTCCATCAGGACGACGTCGGGCCCCGCCTCCGCCGTGACGGAGACCGCCTCCGCGCCCGTCGACGCCTCGCCGACCACCGTGAGGTCGGGCTCGGCCTCAAGGATCACCCGCAGCGCGGTCCGCACCATCCGTTCGTCGTCGGCGAGCACCACGCGTACCGCGGTCGTCGTCCCGGCCCCCTCGGTCACCCGAGCCCCCTTCGTCGTCCCTGTCATGTCCGCCGTCCCGGCCGCTCCGGTCGCGCGGGCGGGCCGTCCTCCCGGGCGCCGGGGCCGCCGTCCAGCGGCAGCCGGACCCAGAGGCGCCAGACCGCGCCCCCGGGGCCCGCCCCCACCGTCCCGGCCCCGGAGCGGCCGCCGAGCAGCGAGGCCCGCTCGCTGACTCCGCGCAGCCCCCGGCCGCCGCCCGGCCGCGCCTCCCGGCGGGCGCCCGGCACCGGGTTGTCCATCCGGATCTCCACCGCCGGGCCGCCGGTGCCGCTGCCGCCGTCGCGGCGACCGATCCACAGCGCCACCGGCGCGCCCCCGCCGTGGCGCAGGGCGTTGGTCAGCCCCTCCTGGACGATCCGGTACGCCTCGCGGGAGACCCGGCGGGGGACGGCGGAGAAGTCGTCGTCGCCCGTCACCGCCACCGTCAGCCCGCTGCGGGACACCAGCCCCGCCAGCGACTCCAGTCCGGGCCCCGCCCCGCCCGTCCCGTCCACCACACTCGCCCTGTCCACCCCGTCCGCCCCGTTCATCCCGTCCTCCCGCAGCAGTCCGAGGACCGCGTCCAGCTCGCCCACCGTGCGCCGGGCGGTCTCCTCGATGGCGGTCAGCGCCTCCTGGACGAACGGGGGGTTCCGCTCCAGCACCCGCAGCGCCGCGCCCGCCTGGAGGGTGACCGCGCTGAGCGCGTGCCCCACCGAGTCGTGCAGCTCACGGGCGATGCGATTGCGCTCGGCGAGCCGGGCGGCGCGTTCCTCGGCGGCGGCGAGCCGGTCGGCGGGGGAGGGGCCGAGCAGCCGGGGCGCCGACCAGGACAGCAGCCGTCCGGCCGCCGCCGCGCACCCGGCGAGGGCCAGCAGCATGGCCGTACCGCCCAGGGGGAGGACGACGAACACCCAGTCCGGGAAGTCGGGCACCCGCAGGGCCCGCCGCAGCGAGGGGAGGAACGGCACCACGATCATGGTCCCGGCCGCCGGAGGGATCGCCAGCGACGCCCCGCTGACCAGCGCCCCGAGCCCGGAGTGCAGCGCGAACCAGGCCGCCGTGCGCAGCCGGGCCCCCCAGGTCCTGGCGGGCCCGTCCACCAGAGCCCCGGCCGGGACCCCGCACAGCGCCCGGGCCGCCGCCACCGACAGCGGCCGGGCGACCGGGGCGCACGCGCTCACCGCCGCGATCGGCACCGTGAACGCGTACACCTGGAACTGGCTCCGCAGCGACCCCGAGAGCGGTGTGACGTCCGTGGTCACCGGGGCGAGCAGCACGGACGCCAGCAGCCAGTACGGCATCAGCAGCGCCCCGCCCAGCAGCAGATGGAGCCAGCGCAGCCGGGCGGTCCGGCCGCACAGGGCCCCCAGGGACCGGGCCAGGAAGGGCAGGACCCGCACGGACCGGGCCGGTAAGGACCGGACGGCCGGCCCTTTGCCCGTGCGCCGTTCCCCCGATGGACCGATCGTCATCGGATCAGCGTAAACGGGGGAACGGGGCGGAACGGGGCGGTCGGCCCATCGCGGGGGTGGTCAGAGTCTGCGGGTCGCCAGCGCCAGCCGGTCCCGCGCGTCGAACAGCGCGTCCTTGATGAGCTGCTCATGGGCCGGGGTGAGCCGGGCCACCGGAACCGAGCAACTGATGGCGTCGCGCGCCGGGGTCCGGTAGGGGATCGCCACGCCGAAGCAGCGCAGCCCGAGCGTGTTCTCCTCGCGGTCCACCGCGTAGCCCTGCTCCCGGACGGTGTGCAGCTCGCGGATGAGCTTCTCCCGGTCGGTGGTGGTGTGCTCGGTCAGCGAGGACAGCGTCGGCGGCAGCATCGCGCGCACCTGCTCGTCGCTGTAGGTGGCGAGCAGCGCCTTGCCGAGGGAGGTGGAGTGCGCGGGCAGTCTGCGGCCCACCCGGGTGAACGGGCGCAGATAGTGCTGGGACTGACGGGTGGCCAGATAGACCACATTGGTGCCGTCGAGCCGGGCGAGGTGGATGGTCTCGGTGGTGTCGTCGGAGAGCCGGTCCAGGGTGGGGCGGGCCGCCGCGACGACCTCGTCGCCGTCGATGTAGGACGTGCCGACGAGCAGGGCGCGCACCCCGATGCCGTACCGGGTGCCGGTCGCGTCGGTCTCCACCCAGCCCAGCTCCACCAGGGTGCGCAGCAGCATGTAGAGGCTGGATTTGGGGTAGCCCACTGCCTCCTGGACGGCGGCGAGGGAGTGCATACCGGGGCGTCCGGCGAAGTACTCCAGCAACTCCACCGTGCGCACTGCGGACTTGACCTGTGATCCACCGGACCCACCGGAATCGACCGTCGGCATCGCTCTACGCCCCTTCTCGACCGCGCGGTACTGCCGACCGCGCGGAACCGGCCGCGCGGGCTCTCAAGACCGCGCGGGCTCCCTCGACCTGCCTTCGTGGACGACTTCTTGACCGTGCTGAACGCCCGGAAATAGAGTCCCCTTGCCATTCATCACCAGGAACGGCGTTCACCATACCGAATGCAGCCTGGTGCGGGCGGACCTCAGAGGGAAGAAAATCCAGGAAGGAAGCCGCAGTGGCAGCAGCACCGGTCTGGAGCGTCGATCCCCGTACCGGGGACAGGCGTGAGCAGGTCACCGTCGAGTCCACGGCCGAGGACGTCGACCGGGCCGTGCGCGCGGCCCACGCGGCCCGGGGCGCCCTCGCCGACCGGGCCCCGCGCATCCGGCTGCTGACCGCCGCCGCCGACGCGCTCGACGGCGCGCGGGAGCGGATCGTCGCCACCGCCGACGCCGAGACCGCGCTCGGGGCGGCCCGGCTCACCGGGGAACTGGCCCGCACCACCGCCCAGTTGCGGGCCTTCGCCGAGGCCGTGGCCGAGGGGGCCTTCCTCGACATCCGGATCGACCACGCCGACGGCAGCCGCACCCCGCCCTGGCCGGATCTGCGGCGCTACCGGGTGCCGCTCGGCGTCGTCGCCGTCTACGCCGCGAGCAACTTCCCGCTGGCCTTCTCCGTCCCCGGCGGCGACACCGCCAGCGCGCTCGCCGCGGGCTGCCCCGTCGTCGTCAAGGCCCACCCCGGCCACCCCGCCACCTCGGAGCTGTGCGCCGGGCTGCTGCGCGGCGCCGCCCGCGCGGCGGGGGTCGACGAGGACGCCGTCACCCTGCTGCACGGCTTCGACGCGGGCGTCGGGCTGATCCGCCATCCGCTCGTGGCCGCCGCCGGGTTCACCGGGTCGGTACGGGGCGGACGCGCGCTGCACGACCTCGCCGCCGCCCGGCCCGTGCCCATCCCCTTCCACGGCGAGCTGGGCTCCCTCAACCCCGTCGTCGTCACCGGGGCGGCGGCGGCCGAGCGCGCCGAGTGCATCGGCGCGGGGCTCGCGGGCTCGATGACCCTGGGCGAGGGGCAGTTCTGCACCAAGCCCGGTCTGGTGCTCGTCCCGGAGGGCCCCGGCGGCGACCGGCTGCTGACCGCGCTGACCGAGGGCGTCGCCGACCGGGCCCCCGGGGTGCTGCTCGACCACCGGATGCGGACCGCGTTCCTCGACGGGGTGGCGGAGCGGCTGCGGCTGCCCTCGGTCACGGCGCCCGCCGCCCCCGGACCGGGCGACGGCGAGCACACCGTCACGGCGGGCTTCCTCACCGTCCCCGCCCGGCTGCTGACCGCCGGGGGGCCGCACGATCTGCTGCTCGACGAGTGCTTCGGCCCCGTCACCGTCGTCGCCCGCTACACCTCCGACGAGGAGGCCGCCGCCGTGCTCGACCGGCTCCCCGGCAACCTCACCGCGACTCTTCAACTCTCCACGGAAGAGGCGCGGGGCGGGGAGACGCCCCCGGAGACGGGAAGGGATGCCGGGGCGGGACGGGACGCGGACGCGGCGGACGGCGGGGGCACGGCGGACGGCGGCGGGGGCACGGCCGCCGGGCTGCTCGCCCGGCTCACCCCGCTCGCCGGGCGGATTCTCGTCGACGGCTGGCCCACCGGGGTCGCCGTCGCCCCCGCCCAGCACCACGGCGGGCCCTACCCGGCCACCACCTCCACGGGCACCTCCGTCGGCGCCACCGCCGTCGAGCGCTGGCTGCGGCCCGTCACCTAC
The nucleotide sequence above comes from Streptomyces clavuligerus. Encoded proteins:
- a CDS encoding peptidoglycan D,D-transpeptidase FtsI family protein — its product is MNRTIRHIAVFSLLMVLALLVRATWLQGYQADALADNDRNQRKKIAQYAQPLGDIVVAGAPVTGSTRSESGDLAYQRTYPDGGLYAPVTGYSSQLYGSTQLEGIYSEVLDGTDDRLKNPADALTRKQQEPGTVLTTIDPEVQKAGYRALGDTKGAAVAVDPATGKILSLVSTPSYDPSAIAGMDGADAWQALLADEDKPMVNRAIRQPLPPGSTFKLVVAAAALEEGRYGSVDEPTDSPMPYVLPGTVRELPNDIASAPCENASIRTAMRWSCNNVFAKLAVDLGQDTVRAMAEKFGFNDKELDVPVRAYASVYPSGMDRAQTALTGIGQFDVTATPLQMAMVSAAIANDGVLKAPHMVSEVVDGDGETLESYEDAPAERIMSERTAEQLRSAMVTVVEDGTGSNARVAGAEVGGKTGTAQHGENNARTPYAWFTSYAKDPASGKEVAVAVLIEDAGGPRSEVSGNGLAAPVAQKMMAAALK
- a CDS encoding response regulator transcription factor, with translation MTGTTKGARVTEGAGTTTAVRVVLADDERMVRTALRVILEAEPDLTVVGEASTGAEAVSVTAEAGPDVVLMDVRMPELNGIRATERIVAGPGRPPKVLVVTTFENDAYVYDALRAGAAGFLLKRVAADELIQAVRLMARSDSLLFPAAVRSLAAEHGARRTAPVPPWARKLTEREADTLRLMAAGLTNGEIAERMGVGPATVKSHVAAVLAKTGARHRTQAVILAYESGFITPR
- a CDS encoding sensor histidine kinase — encoded protein: MTIGPSGERRTGKGPAVRSLPARSVRVLPFLARSLGALCGRTARLRWLHLLLGGALLMPYWLLASVLLAPVTTDVTPLSGSLRSQFQVYAFTVPIAAVSACAPVARPLSVAAARALCGVPAGALVDGPARTWGARLRTAAWFALHSGLGALVSGASLAIPPAAGTMIVVPFLPSLRRALRVPDFPDWVFVVLPLGGTAMLLALAGCAAAAGRLLSWSAPRLLGPSPADRLAAAEERAARLAERNRIARELHDSVGHALSAVTLQAGAALRVLERNPPFVQEALTAIEETARRTVGELDAVLGLLREDGMNGADGVDRASVVDGTGGAGPGLESLAGLVSRSGLTVAVTGDDDFSAVPRRVSREAYRIVQEGLTNALRHGGGAPVALWIGRRDGGSGTGGPAVEIRMDNPVPGARREARPGGGRGLRGVSERASLLGGRSGAGTVGAGPGGAVWRLWVRLPLDGGPGAREDGPPARPERPGRRT
- a CDS encoding IclR family transcriptional regulator; the protein is MPTVDSGGSGGSQVKSAVRTVELLEYFAGRPGMHSLAAVQEAVGYPKSSLYMLLRTLVELGWVETDATGTRYGIGVRALLVGTSYIDGDEVVAAARPTLDRLSDDTTETIHLARLDGTNVVYLATRQSQHYLRPFTRVGRRLPAHSTSLGKALLATYSDEQVRAMLPPTLSSLTEHTTTDREKLIRELHTVREQGYAVDREENTLGLRCFGVAIPYRTPARDAISCSVPVARLTPAHEQLIKDALFDARDRLALATRRL
- a CDS encoding aldehyde dehydrogenase (NADP(+)), which encodes MAAAPVWSVDPRTGDRREQVTVESTAEDVDRAVRAAHAARGALADRAPRIRLLTAAADALDGARERIVATADAETALGAARLTGELARTTAQLRAFAEAVAEGAFLDIRIDHADGSRTPPWPDLRRYRVPLGVVAVYAASNFPLAFSVPGGDTASALAAGCPVVVKAHPGHPATSELCAGLLRGAARAAGVDEDAVTLLHGFDAGVGLIRHPLVAAAGFTGSVRGGRALHDLAAARPVPIPFHGELGSLNPVVVTGAAAAERAECIGAGLAGSMTLGEGQFCTKPGLVLVPEGPGGDRLLTALTEGVADRAPGVLLDHRMRTAFLDGVAERLRLPSVTAPAAPGPGDGEHTVTAGFLTVPARLLTAGGPHDLLLDECFGPVTVVARYTSDEEAAAVLDRLPGNLTATLQLSTEEARGGETPPETGRDAGAGRDADAADGGGTADGGGGTAAGLLARLTPLAGRILVDGWPTGVAVAPAQHHGGPYPATTSTGTSVGATAVERWLRPVTYQSTPDPLLPPELREDNPLGLPRRVDGRPRPGAG